Genomic window (Oryzias latipes chromosome 17, ASM223467v1):
CCCCCAACCTAAGATTACCGgttcaacaaaaacagcaagcaaTATTCTAGCCCACCCATCCGATTTCCTACATCATTGAAAATCtatttcaaacaaaattttTATCAGCTTCTGATTTTCAGTGGCTTGAATAAAGAGAAATACTCTGAATTAAAATGTTAATCTTAAATTTCtttctcatatatatatatagatatatctatatatcatcaggaaaatgccacaagaacatgttaaaaacaccaaaaacatgattttcatcggagtagTTCCTTAACTTCAGCAAAAGTTAAGAaactttttgattgtatgtttaccttaaaaattactggtatgaagcccattgagacgacagttgttgtgaatttgggttatataaataaaacagaattgaaaagtgaaactttttaaagagcAAACCTGTTTTTGCCGCgccagctcctcttcctccaaacgcttgtgctcctcctcctgtcgAGCTCTGAGGGCCTCCTCCAAGCGTTTCCTGTCTCCTTCTTCCCGTTTTGCTCTCATTTCAGCTTCGCGTCTCTCGAGCTCCAGCTGCTAGATTGACGACAATATGAAagtttttaacatcttgaaTTGATTATTcagtaattatttttatgaagaAACTTTCAATCGTTTGTCTCCACAATGCGAAGTGTTTATTGAAGTATATCTGCTCAACTGCAGAATTTTGTGAACTTATTCACACATCAAGTGACTCAATACGTCAATAAATAGCAGAAATatgtaaagaggaaaaaagttaATGGAACAAAAGCATAGTAGCTCTTCCTTGGACTTTAAACGAGGTTAAATGGTAGATTACTGTTTGGTTTCAACACCAAAGTATGAACATAACAATTAGGCACCTTAGCAGACTTTGTCTTCTCAAACTGTTGCATCTGCTCAATAGTCGGAGCCTGCGCCACGGAGTCTATCGGTAGATCCCAGACACTGCTGCCGTCCCATGCTTTGGAAGATAAGAGCATATTAGAGACTTCCTTCCACAGAGTCCACCACAACGCTGTATTTCTCTTAGAGACTCACTGCTTGGAGGAGCTGGCTGGAGGTTTGCTGTGCAGGAAGCCTGAGAGGGAGGGTTCTGCATTTCCCACACAGAACCAGAGTCTGGTACAGATGGGGATCGGGTAACAGGAGGTAGAAAGTTCTCAGAGGCCCTAcaagaacagaaaagaaaaagttattacagttaagaaaaaatattcaaacttGAATTAAGGGGTCACATAGAAATGTAAAGGAATGGCAATAAACGGTAAGTATGTCCCAACCTTATCTTCAGAGCCTGGTATTGCTGTAGGAGCAGATTGATCTgctgttggtgctgctgttgctgctgaagAGGAGCGGAGCTTAAaactgcagctttctgctgGGCCAGAGCCTGGGCGTACTGCTGCCTGTTTGGAGTGAACAGTAATGTCagagaaaacaaccaaaacaagcATCCTTTTAGTTAGTTTTTAAGATTTAGATTCGACTTTTCATTTATTGATATTTCCGAGGTAAAGCATTCTCTGTGAAATCTGGATTCtatttgtaaatacattttttttattgaacagaaactttaaagtaaaaaaaaaaaaaaacttagaaatGAGGATGAAGCTTAAGTAAAAGCTTCTTGagtccatttttttcttatttttttctgagtcagttgttTAGCAGACAGGATAACAGCAGTTGAAGGCCCCTCCCATTTTCTCATCCAAAAGCAGCTGAGATTATTTTTATCTGAGATTAACTGATCagattttgaaagtttttaaaagctCAGTCGCTGTTGTCGTCTCGCTCTAGAACAAAGTCATAACCCACAGATAAGGAATCCTTCACGGCTTTTACATTTCGAAAGTAGGACTAGACACGTGGGgctgaactttatttttttgggccAGACGACTGAATAAACCACCAAAACTTTCACAAAATCACGTGCTGCTGAtgctgttctgctgcaggaCCCACAACCTAAGAAgccagttttattttctttcagaatTAAAGTCAcgataaaaaaatattctgttttaccTTTAaaggttatttatatattttagcaAATGTCCTATttagtgaaaataaaatatttcttttgttgtttcagCAAATATTCTGCTTCTTTGCAACCAATCGATTATTTctttcaaacatgtttaaaaggatAATCCAATCAATATGATGCAAACCTAAGGATAACACTCATAAAAAGTTACTACATCATTACTATAACAATActacaaaacatgtttgaaatggagcagggagaagctgaGCTTATTTAAGGCTGccctaaaaaagcaaagaaagacaatacaaataaaaatagataataaaaaaagaaaatactactAATAATATCACAAATTACAATTATAATATTAAATACTATAAATTAattagaagttaaaaaaaataataataaaaacttcatccacttgcagacaaagcAAAGATTTAACACTTAGATAAATGTGAGCCAAACCTCAAAAAACAGCCGATAACCAAAATATCTGTGATCGGATTTGATTGTAAATGCAACAAAGACCTAATATTAAGACAGATTTAGCATTAATATGTCTACTTTtctcatttaaatacatgtatCCAAATTATTTAAAGGGATATTAGCCTCAGCATGAGTTTTGTTTTGGGGTAAAAAGAACCTTTTAGCTAAACAACGGCTTAAAGTAATCGCTTTGGACAAAAATCCTCAGAAATattctgcatgtctgcatttttttttttttattggaaatttAGTTGAACAAACATCCTGTAAACAGGGGGTAAACAGCAAACCAGCTTATCTTTAgggggaaaacaaacaaaccccaaaGCAAACATATAACTTTTCATGACACCTTTCCTTTATGccgctgatttttttaaactaacacAAAGGAGTGGTGGTCTGAAAACAGGTTTCAGATGAGAACTTACCTGAGGAGGTACTGATACTGTAGCTGCTGTAACTGATAAAGGTTGAGAGCAGTGAGCTCCTGCTGCCTCTTTAACCTTTCTTGGTCACCATCTGACTGCAAATGAGGAAAataagatactttattgatattGTCACAGGGATAACAACAATCAAAGAGTGCTCTTTGATCATTAATTCAAAACAAGACAGAGACAGAAGTCAGAACAGTCAAAGCAGCAAACAGAACAATGACTCAACTTTAACATAGAATACAAAACCCCCTAAAGTCCCCCTCCCATGAAAACcaagttttttaagtttttgacaTGTATGTGTGGCATTTGTCTtctaaaagagaacaaatgtaattaaaaaatcaTTAATCAAGTATTTGGCCTTTTAAATTGCTGTCAAACTGTCGCAAAGACACTGGGTTTAAATTatgagctgttgtgatgtcacaacgccccgtccagcgtgcacATCAGCTCAGGTGCAGCAAACCCCCATGCActttaagtgcgtccaaggctagaatttgttgttgtctggacacatttaaaatgaaacttcccaaatgtgttctctgcatttgtgttctctctctgaccAAGTTTGAACGCTTGCTGTCCGGCATTAAACGGAGagggtcaaaataaaaacaagaataaaattaggGGTCTTTTTTATCATGGCCttgataaaaataagaaaaatatcatacataaaaataaaaaaaacacaaaaacagttttttttgtagctGGATCACAATTTTAGAAGGTAGGTTTTGTAACAAAACCAAAGGTTGCTGCGACTAATATTGTTTTTCTATATTTGCTAGCTTGATTTGGTATTTCTGTTCATGTAAAGTGATGCAAAGGACATATAACTATACAACTAATCTACCTAGAAGGAAACAGTTTCTATTTCACAAAAAGGCTCACAAGCGCCACCTGGTGTTTCAAAACAAGCACATTCATGAATCTagctttgaagacccactccaatgaaaaatctgttttttctgtgtttttaacatgtttttgtagcatttttctcatggtggtgaacatatataaaataacTTAAGatcaaaacatcttttttcaaattgtgcttatcagcagcagataaaaaacagccgtttgtttttgtttttttatttaaaaagattttgtaACAGTCATCAAAACCCCATCAGCTCCAGACAGGAGGCAGTTGATAAACCACTTCCAGTCACTAAAGCTCACAGTTTGTGGTAAAGTATAACTCCGTTTTTAACCGTCACTAAAACACACGCTGATTCTCCATCATCACCTTCCCTTTTAAAACATTGAACCAGTAAAATCAGatgacagcaaaccactgatCAATATTCTGCAGGGGTTCTTACTTGTAATGGTGGAGGGGAGGGCCCTGGAGTGAATGGTACCCTTCCCCAAATCTTCATGATTTCACCCAGAGGCTGAAACACTTCATCACAACCTCTTTTGACCAACAGAGACACGGTGAAGTAACCAGCCTGAAACCATTCAGACATCTCTTGATTGCTGAACGGACCTGAAGGAGCGAAAGAGCGTCAGGACCAAAACGTCAGACTGAAGCACAGGTTGACGTGAGATTTTTCAGCAGGTCATTTTCCGCATCTCACCCTGTATTTCCCCCTGTGGATCTTTGTAAAGCCATTTAAGAGCAGCTTCGTGGGTGAGAGGCAGGCCTGCAGGCTTGGGCTTCTCTGCTGTCTTTGCTGCAAGCCGGTCGTCATCCGCGCCGCTGTCATGCAAGTATGCAACCATCTTCTCTGCCTCCTAGTAAGAAATgtagaaacacagtttttagcTGATTTACCAAATACATTCCAGATAACTACTTAGAaataaacacacctgattttacttttgtttgatCATTTTACAGCAATTACAGAGAAAAAGAGGCTGTTTGACGGAATTCCCTTTAACATTGAGTTTaagtatgagaactggactgagtgactttGCCctcctggtgttccaaacaggcctaaatcccatagacttatattgagaaataaacagctattacccaggcattctgtttgtcagaataaccgttcttgctcttttctttttttttaacatgttcttactaATCCTAATTtgctttttgctctttttttcctgtagtgcaagttattcaagttataaactgccCGATCAgctttttcaataaaagcatgtggtcacACGTCAAATGTTTAAAACGTTTGTGTCGCTCTCTTTCAGGTGTTAAGGATGTGGGTTTCCAACAAGCTAACTCCTGATTAAtgagaatggttgccatagaaacgttgacttgGATCAATCAATGATTACTGGTGtggtctggctccaacatggcagcatccaTGTCGCCCAAAAATGGCAAATGAAGTCTCCacaggtgacatcacactcactcggtccagttctctaaTAATGTCAATGGGTTTAAGCTGAAAGAATCTACCTGCTCAAAGTTTTTTAGTCCGTCTTCATCCGTGTCATGTGGTACAGAGGTGGGCCTGGCAATAGGTGCTATTACGTTTGAAGGGAAAGGTAAATGATTGTTGATGGTCACAGGAACTTCTATAGACTTCTTTTGTGGGAGTTTGGCGGCAGACGACGGAACAGGAgcttctgcaaaaacaaaatgaaataaaataccaaaatgttctatattttattcaacaaaatgaaagataaaagagaaaaaaggccAAACCTGACATGCTTGTGGAAACATGAGTCATAGGACGGGACTCCAGCATGCTACTGATGATGGGGACTCTTAATGGAGCTTTGCAGGGCTCTGGGGGTATCGCtagaggctgctgctgctgctgctgctcggctGGCCTCTCCATCTCCTCCGTTCTGTTGGGGTGGATTGAGGGAAAACACTGTGCAGGAGGGTGGGACTCTGCCACTGTCGTAGGAACAGGTGGAATGACAGGCGGAGCCTCCTCTGAAGCTTTGGCCAACTCTAAAAGCAAACCGTCGGGAAACAACATGagatttttcaaccttttttttaaatcataaagagcttttttaaataaaagtacaacTTTTCGTCCAGCATAGGTGGAAACCAATCATGTTGTGTAAAAACAACTGACAAAAGCAAATATTCGGGGAGGCCGACCTTTCCTCTCAGCTTCTATTTTCGCCTCTTGTTCTGTCTCTTTGGTCTCGCTGAGCGGACTGTCCTCCTCCAAACTCTCCTCACACTCTTCTAAGGGCTTaaactccagctctgcctcctctgGGATGGGCTCCTTTGGAGCTTTCTGCAAGTAAGTGACAGACAAGCATTTATTTGAATACAATCAGAAATGGAACTTAATAGAACCAACACTACGGCCTCGTCAGAATTCCATACTAATAGGGCGTTTTTTTCTGGGGAGaccaaatctacaattcaaaAGCACgtacatttattttctataaatCAAGTTTCCCTCAACAGAACACTGGGTTCATAAATagttttcataaaatgttcatattaggtttttactttggaaaataggtgacgtcatatttagtgcttcaaaaataagaaAGTAGTAAGAATGTGTCCACATTGCATTAAAATCAATGGCACCGGATCTTCCTTCATAATAAATGTTGTCAgcaattccttcactactcactacttggTACActagggcagtgtttttcaacctttttggagccacggcacactttaaccttgacaaaaatcccgcggcacaccagcatcccaaaacaaaacaacaaagcagaaactcagtctgttttgatctaccccccccccccccccccccggcaatctgacgtgcatttttgtgataattgtggcagaaaaagcaggaagttgcagatgttttttctaaaaggtgtaataaaagttaagttacatacaaattgtatgttcgttgtggtttcaacaCGTGTAACAAgaacgactcattgtacgctgaggcgctgtccctttaagccaatgcatcatgggagatgtagtgtgaatactgctagaaaacggcagaaagactcgcgtctctgagcttcattgttttgttcacttgttccacggtctgataccgaattctgtggaaagctgcaccgctaaatacgagctttagctggtgtctttgttggaactgagagactttatgagaagaatcggaacaaggaagtgaagactttaaacacttctgattggtcagactgatgacatgtgatttagcctttaagaatgattggtggagtcgtggagacagtaaaagctgcgggacttttcagaaaacagttatagctgcagctaaatcgcgttaccgtcattcttatcaaaatgtctttaatataatcaaataaacacaaagaaaaaagtattttatgatctttcatattcctaactactcagtgttttctcaggacctgtttggatgaacaaagagctgatttcctggagaggggaaatgtttttagatcagttaatgagggcaatttttcacggcacacttgaccatctcccacggcacactagtgtgccgcggcacactggttgaaaaacactgcactagggTATTCCCCCCCGTATTTGCGTTACGGCAAATTAGGGACCAGAGACATTTTTCctatagctgttttttttttttagaacgtaGCCACAGCAGTAAAAGACGGACCACTTTATACTAAACTGTAACACAAATGCTACATCTCACTATAAACTCCATGCTGAATGTGTAATGAGAGCATCCTAGATAAGGTGTTTCTATAGAAACCTAAAATCTCTCACCTTGAGAGAAAGAAAGGCCCCTGAGGAGTCAAAGGTGCCGGCCTCTTCCTCTGCATCCTCTAGACACCACTCCGGTAAACTGTCCCTCTCATCAtccatgctgctgctgccggaTCGCGGCCTTCTGTAACCGCGCTCGTCCTCCCTCGCATCAAACGGGAACCGCCGACGTTGATCTGGATGATCCCGCCAGCCTGCAGACCGAGGTCCGTCTGGAGAGAGAAACGTACAATGAGGCAAACTGCTTggcaaataaatgttaaaataaaacatttaagggTACATAGattatttaaagcatttaaatgtTCTAAAATTAAACCAAATCCAGTTGACTGCTTGTTTACTCTGTACTTTGATGAAATCTAAATAAATAGGTgagaatgtttttctttatgaattttcaaatagtattttcagataaaaaatgcttttctttaatcgttttatatttattctctttttttttatctcgaATTACTATCTTCTGCCCTTGAAATCATGTCGGTGCAGCAGTGACATTTACTAACACACCCAAAGCCTGCAGCAGCACACTAACCCCCCAAAAGCAGCAAAGATAATGTGCCCAAACGCGCCACAAAAACCGTTCAGCTTAAACAAAACGACCTAAAAGGGGCCACCCCCTTAGTCTCCAAAGCCCTAAAATAACGCAGCATTGAGCTTAGCATGATGTTGCAGCACCAATGAATTCactcaaataaacacaaagcatTGATGACACAAGTAAAACGCACAAATCGTGAAGGTTTAACACAAATCAGAAAAGAATGGAAAGGATTGTCAACCCCATATGGGTGTACGCTGAAGGGGTCTGCGGTGCCCACCTGGGCTCTGGGGGCCCCACCGGTCACTGTCCCACCGACAACCCGCCAGGCGCCAGCccccatcatcatcctcaccgtTTTGATCATCGCGAGACGAGCGCCAGTTTTCACTCTCTGACCGCGTGAAGTCGTGCTTCCTCGGCAGTACGGCCCCGACCTCTTCGTAGTTACTCCGGACTTTAAAAAGCAGGTGAAAAGTGTTTCTAACAATGTGTGATGTattctaaataaatgttaacattttctaTATTTACGCCCATAAATGTTTCATTATAAACTTACTGTGATTAATTGGAAAATGTCCTGTAGCAGCATCTGCTTTATTCAGAAGgaagaaacaagacaaaacagcTTATTTGCCAAAAGGAATAGACAGTCAATGGTAAATCAACAGAAATAACACCCACCTGGCTCTTTTCGACCTGGCTTTTCAAATCTCCTGTCTCCCCTGATGGATGAGATAAACGTGAGGTTAAatcagaacaacaaaaaaaacaaaatcaatccCATCAGGAAAAGACTTCTTCACATTTGGTCTCAAGTCTAAAAACCGCATCACAGTACCTTTCTTCCCAGCTTTGAGAGCGATGCATCTCCCTCCCTCCACGACCAAAACCTTCCACATcatcaaaacttctttggtaaaAGCCTCCATCCCCTCTTCCCCGCCCTGAAAGCACAGACAGATCTTGTTGCCTGTAAATCAAGAAATgtatctaaaaaatatatattaaaaaaaaagttttggcaGTTGAGCAGTAGCTGTAAATTCAAACTAGCTGGTAGCTGATGGAAAAATTGCATAAACTAATAACAAACCTAAATCTTTGGATTCTGGAAATGTCTGCAAATGAGtaatatttaaaactttaaagaatATTGTGTGCTAATTAGGACTTCTAAGTTGCAAAAAGACAAGGTTAagggaaacagaaccaaaagtATTTAGTTACCTAAAATGAAGGaacaaaaaccacagaaaaaaaaagtgctgacctTTCAAGGTCAACTAAGGTGGAGATGTTGAGTCAACAATTACTGA
Coding sequences:
- the gigyf2 gene encoding GRB10-interacting GYF protein 2 isoform X2; its protein translation is MAETQTLNFGPEWLRALSGGGGGSGGGGSSSGGVSNNAVASPPLSPALPKYKLADYRYGREEMLALYVKENKIPIDLHDKEFLPILQEEPLPPLALVSFTEEEQRNFSMSVNSAAVLRSTGRGVGPITGAPRGRSTSRGRDLSVLSGRGRGDGGFYQRSFDDVEGFGRGGREMHRSQSWEERGDRRFEKPGRKEPDAATGHFPINHIRSNYEEVGAVLPRKHDFTRSESENWRSSRDDQNGEDDDGGWRLAGCRWDSDRWGPQSPDGPRSAGWRDHPDQRRRFPFDAREDERGYRRPRSGSSSMDDERDSLPEWCLEDAEEEAGTFDSSGAFLSLKKAPKEPIPEEAELEFKPLEECEESLEEDSPLSETKETEQEAKIEAERKELAKASEEAPPVIPPVPTTVAESHPPAQCFPSIHPNRTEEMERPAEQQQQQQPLAIPPEPCKAPLRVPIISSMLESRPMTHVSTSMSEAPVPSSAAKLPQKKSIEVPVTINNHLPFPSNVIAPIARPTSVPHDTDEDGLKNFEQEAEKMVAYLHDSGADDDRLAAKTAEKPKPAGLPLTHEAALKWLYKDPQGEIQGPFSNQEMSEWFQAGYFTVSLLVKRGCDEVFQPLGEIMKIWGRVPFTPGPSPPPLQSDGDQERLKRQQELTALNLYQLQQLQYQYLLRQQYAQALAQQKAAVLSSAPLQQQQQHQQQINLLLQQYQALKIRASENFLPPVTRSPSVPDSGSVWEMQNPPSQASCTANLQPAPPSTWDGSSVWDLPIDSVAQAPTIEQMQQFEKTKSAKQLELERREAEMRAKREEGDRKRLEEALRARQEEEHKRLEEEELARQKQEEALRRQREQEEAQRRQKEEEERRAQEEALRRLEEKRKEEEERKKREELLRKQEEERRKQEELEALRRREEEKRAEEEAAVAALAQQQEEQRRREQELQRQQELQRQQELQRQRQQQQEALRRLQQQQQLAQMKLPSSSKWGQQSASTINQAHNALSLAEIQKLEEERERQAREEQRQQQQELLKLQQQQALQQAQQTQAKMSSWGNAAKQPVITKSLLEIQREEAQQMKQRKEQHQHQQHPVSTQQTRPQNRAVSLSNSVWGSVNPSTNWGSDSSSIWGDTHNSNMGFWDEAVKEAVPPPQQPLQTKKANSQKNNKGNANISNSLSGRASKKVDEEEKLVKLFQGVNKSQQDTFMQWCEQTLHTLNTANNLDVPTFASFLKEVESPYEVHDYVRAYLGDTFEAKDFAKQFLERRAKQNTNQQKPAQNQQQALKQQQDSVWGGTSSLFQSNHTADQQQRFETVTSGKKKKKQKMVRADPSILGFSVNASSERLNMGEIETLEDF
- the gigyf2 gene encoding GRB10-interacting GYF protein 2 isoform X6, which translates into the protein MAETQTLNFGPEWLRALSGGGGGSGGGGSSSGGVSNNAVASPPLSPALPKYKLADYRYGREEMLALYVKENKIPIDLHDKEFLPILQEEPLPPLALVSFTEEEQRNFSMSVNSAAVLRSTGRGVGPITGAPRGRSTSRGRDLSVLSGRGRGDGGFYQRSFDDVEGFGRGGREMHRSQSWEERGDRRFEKPGRKEPADAATGHFPINHIRSNYEEVGAVLPRKHDFTRSESENWRSSRDDQNDGPRSAGWRDHPDQRRRFPFDAREDERGYRRPRSGSSSMDDERDSLPEWCLEDAEEEAGTFDSSGAFLSLKKAPKEPIPEEAELEFKPLEECEESLEEDSPLSETKETEQEAKIEAERKELAKASEEAPPVIPPVPTTVAESHPPAQCFPSIHPNRTEEMERPAEQQQQQQPLAIPPEPCKAPLRVPIISSMLESRPMTHVSTSMSEAPVPSSAAKLPQKKSIEVPVTINNHLPFPSNVIAPIARPTSVPHDTDEDGLKNFEQEAEKMVAYLHDSGADDDRLAAKTAEKPKPAGLPLTHEAALKWLYKDPQGEIQGPFSNQEMSEWFQAGYFTVSLLVKRGCDEVFQPLGEIMKIWGRVPFTPGPSPPPLQSDGDQERLKRQQELTALNLYQLQQLQYQYLLRQQYAQALAQQKAAVLSSAPLQQQQQHQQQINLLLQQYQALKIRASENFLPPVTRSPSVPDSGSVWEMQNPPSQASCTANLQPAPPSTWDGSSVWDLPIDSVAQAPTIEQMQQFEKTKSAKQLELERREAEMRAKREEGDRKRLEEALRARQEEEHKRLEEEELARQKQEEALRRQREQEEAQRRQKEEEERRAQEEALRRLEEKRKEEEERKKREELLRKQEEERRKQEELEALRRREEEKRAEEEAAVAALAQQQEEQRRREQELQRQQELQRQQELQRQRQQQQEALRRLQQQQQLAQMKLPSSSKWGQQSASTINQAHNALSLAEIQKLEEERERQAREEQRQQQQELLKLQQQQALQQAQQTQAKMSSWGNAAKQPVITKSLLEIQREEAQQMKQRKEQHQHQQHPVSTQQTRPQNRAVSLSNSVWGSVNPSTNWGSDSSSIWGDTHNSNMGFWDEAVKEAVPPPQQPLQTKKANSQKNNKGNANISNSLSGRASKKVDEEEKLVKLFQGVNKSQQDTFMQWCEQTLHTLNTANNLDVPTFASFLKEVESPYEVHDYVRAYLGDTFEAKDFAKQFLERRAKQNTNQQKPAQNQQQALKQQQDSVWGGTSSLFQSNHTADQQQRFETVTSGKKKKKQKMVRADPSILGFSVNASSERLNMGEIETLEDF
- the gigyf2 gene encoding GRB10-interacting GYF protein 2 isoform X8, with amino-acid sequence MAETQTLNFGPEWLRALSGGGGGSGGGGSSSGGVSNNAVASPPLSPALPKYKLADYRYGREEMLALYVKENKIPIDLHDKEFLPILQEEPLPPLALVSFTEEEQRNFSMSVNSAAVLRSTGRGVGPITGAPRGRSTSRGRGRGRGDGGFYQRSFDDVEGFGRGGREMHRSQSWEERGDRRFEKPGRKEPDAATGHFPINHIRSNYEEVGAVLPRKHDFTRSESENWRSSRDDQNGEDDDGGWRLAGCRWDSDRWGPQSPDGPRSAGWRDHPDQRRRFPFDAREDERGYRRPRSGSSSMDDERDSLPEWCLEDAEEEAGTFDSSGAFLSLKKAPKEPIPEEAELEFKPLEECEESLEEDSPLSETKETEQEAKIEAERKELAKASEEAPPVIPPVPTTVAESHPPAQCFPSIHPNRTEEMERPAEQQQQQQPLAIPPEPCKAPLRVPIISSMLESRPMTHVSTSMSEAPVPSSAAKLPQKKSIEVPVTINNHLPFPSNVIAPIARPTSVPHDTDEDGLKNFEQEAEKMVAYLHDSGADDDRLAAKTAEKPKPAGLPLTHEAALKWLYKDPQGEIQGPFSNQEMSEWFQAGYFTVSLLVKRGCDEVFQPLGEIMKIWGRVPFTPGPSPPPLQSDGDQERLKRQQELTALNLYQLQQLQYQYLLRQQYAQALAQQKAAVLSSAPLQQQQQHQQQINLLLQQYQALKIRASENFLPPVTRSPSVPDSGSVWEMQNPPSQASCTANLQPAPPSTWDGSSVWDLPIDSVAQAPTIEQMQQFEKTKSAKLELERREAEMRAKREEGDRKRLEEALRARQEEEHKRLEEEELARQKQEEALRRQREQEEAQRRQKEEEERRAQEEALRRLEEKRKEEEERKKREELLRKQEEERRKQEELEALRRREEEKRAEEEAAVAALAQQQEEQRRREQELQRQQELQRQQELQRQRQQQQEALRRLQQQQQLAQMKLPSSSKWGQQSASTINQAHNALSLAEIQKLEEERERQAREEQRQQQQELLKLQQQQALQQAQQTQAKMSSWGNAAKQPVITKSLLEIQREEAQQMKQRKEQHQHQQHPVSTQQTRPQNRAVSLSNSVWGSVNPSTNWGSDSSSIWGDTHNSNMGFWDEAVKEAVPPPQQPLQTKKANSQKNNKGNANISNSLSGRASKKVDEEEKLVKLFQGVNKSQQDTFMQWCEQTLHTLNTANNLDVPTFASFLKEVESPYEVHDYVRAYLGDTFEAKDFAKQFLERRAKQNTNQQKPAQNQQQALKQQQDSVWGGTSSLFQSNHTADQQQRFETVTSGKKKKKQKMVRADPSILGFSVNASSERLNMGEIETLEDF
- the gigyf2 gene encoding GRB10-interacting GYF protein 2 isoform X3 → MAETQTLNFGPEWLRALSGGGGGSGGGGSSSGGVSNNAVASPPLSPALPKYKLADYRYGREEMLALYVKENKIPIDLHDKEFLPILQEEPLPPLALVSFTEEEQRNFSMSVNSAAVLRSTGRGVGPITGAPRGRSTSRGRDLSVLSGRGRGDGGFYQRSFDDVEGFGRGGREMHRSQSWEERGDRRFEKPGRKEPADAATGHFPINHIRSNYEEVGAVLPRKHDFTRSESENWRSSRDDQNGEDDDGGWRLAGCRWDSDRWGPQSPDGPRSAGWRDHPDQRRRFPFDAREDERGYRRPRSGSSSMDDERDSLPEWCLEDAEEEAGTFDSSGAFLSLKKAPKEPIPEEAELEFKPLEECEESLEEDSPLSETKETEQEAKIEAERKELAKASEEAPPVIPPVPTTVAESHPPAQCFPSIHPNRTEEMERPAEQQQQQQPLAIPPEPCKAPLRVPIISSMLESRPMTHVSTSMSEAPVPSSAAKLPQKKSIEVPVTINNHLPFPSNVIAPIARPTSVPHDTDEDGLKNFEQEAEKMVAYLHDSGADDDRLAAKTAEKPKPAGLPLTHEAALKWLYKDPQGEIQGPFSNQEMSEWFQAGYFTVSLLVKRGCDEVFQPLGEIMKIWGRVPFTPGPSPPPLQSDGDQERLKRQQELTALNLYQLQQLQYQYLLRQQYAQALAQQKAAVLSSAPLQQQQQHQQQINLLLQQYQALKIRASENFLPPVTRSPSVPDSGSVWEMQNPPSQASCTANLQPAPPSTWDGSSVWDLPIDSVAQAPTIEQMQQFEKTKSAKLELERREAEMRAKREEGDRKRLEEALRARQEEEHKRLEEEELARQKQEEALRRQREQEEAQRRQKEEEERRAQEEALRRLEEKRKEEEERKKREELLRKQEEERRKQEELEALRRREEEKRAEEEAAVAALAQQQEEQRRREQELQRQQELQRQQELQRQRQQQQEALRRLQQQQQLAQMKLPSSSKWGQQSASTINQAHNALSLAEIQKLEEERERQAREEQRQQQQELLKLQQQQALQQAQQTQAKMSSWGNAAKQPVITKSLLEIQREEAQQMKQRKEQHQHQQHPVSTQQTRPQNRAVSLSNSVWGSVNPSTNWGSDSSSIWGDTHNSNMGFWDEAVKEAVPPPQQPLQTKKANSQKNNKGNANISNSLSGRASKKVDEEEKLVKLFQGVNKSQQDTFMQWCEQTLHTLNTANNLDVPTFASFLKEVESPYEVHDYVRAYLGDTFEAKDFAKQFLERRAKQNTNQQKPAQNQQQALKQQQDSVWGGTSSLFQSNHTADQQQRFETVTSGKKKKKQKMVRADPSILGFSVNASSERLNMGEIETLEDF